Within the Mustela lutreola isolate mMusLut2 chromosome 2, mMusLut2.pri, whole genome shotgun sequence genome, the region GACCCACCGTTCTGCACTTCCTTGGTGAGGTTTCTGTACCAGAGTCTGACCTGACCACATGCTCCCCGCCTCTCCTGTCTTCAGGCCAGGGCTGGCCAGGTTTTCTGGTGCCAAGGCCCTGGTTTGGGTGGCCCAAGGTCAGAGGAAGCAATACCAGCCTCCTGGCTCCTTCTGTGGCCTGTCAGCAGCTTCTGGCTTCCCCCAGACGTAGGTTCAAATCTAGAAATAGCTGCTCCCACCCCAGTTGCCCAAACTCTGCCAGGCCTCCCAGTGGGGATCCAGCGCCTCAGCACTCAAGCAGGAAAACTCTGAGGATGGGGAGGACGGCCACCTGAGGAGACGGTCTTAAAAGGCAAAGATGAGATGGAGATGGTGCAGAGCCCACGGGGGCGGCAGATGGGAGGGCAGGCGGAAATACCCAGAGCTAATGGCCGCAGCAGGCTGAGCATTCAGTTTAATTATCtctaataatctttaaaaatcagcatataGATCCATTCCAGGCACCCTCGTGTCCCCACCTGTTTCGGTGCCATTTGGCAGATGCCGTTCCTCTCAAGGATGTGGGTCATCCCAGAAGAGCAGGGCCCGAGGAAGGAGAGCAAGGGGCAGCCCTCCTACCATGTGTCCTACAGCTCTGGGATAAGCACACATCTGGCCAGGCCTgggacagggcagggagaggccacAGCGCTGTGGGCAGGGGCAAGGGGCCAGGATCCCAATTGCCTTGGCCTCTGGCCACCCCATCCCCatgtctgtttttggttttgtcattaaaaaaataaagcgaTGATTCCTGGCAGGGACGAGTTGTTGCAGTGTCTTCTGTTAAAAACACAGGCACGGGTGTGGACAGTCTCTTCTGCTGGCCCCGCCTCAGAGGAGGTCTGCCCGCTTGTCCCGCACGCGGCTGCGTGCCTTGGTCCGTGCTTTGAAGGCAGCAGCGTTGTACAAGTGCTGGAGTGGGGGCAGCGAGCAAGGCTCTGgtgagccagggaaggggaggcccAAGCCCTTTCCTCCAGCccctgcagagctctgggcctcGAGGCCATGGGAACATGGGGAAGAGAAGGGTGCCCGAGGGTGCAAACCTTCTCAAAACGTGAGATCTTGCAAGCCTTCAGGGCGGCGGCATCCAGCACCAGCACAGGGCCCAGGCCAAAGATGTCACGGAGGAGCTCGTTGTTCTGGGGGATGAAACGGGCAGTGAGCTGAGGCTGGTCCACAAGAGCCAAGCTGGGCAACCCCTCCCCGTCCGTCCTCCCACCTGGAGGTGGTGGTGCATGCCCGATCCCAGCACATCCTTGAAGGCAGCGTAGGCACGGCGCCGCGCCCAGCTGTCCACATAGAGCACCTCGAGGCCGAAGCGGATGGACTCTTCCTCACACTCCCCACCCTGCAGCATAGGGGGACCCACAGAACAGGGCTCAGCGGCTGTGTCCAGGGAGCACTCTCACCAGGACACACGTGCTCACACGTACCTCAACGAAATGCAGCACGGCACGGAAGGTGGAACGCTGCCGCCGCCGGTCAGCCTTGGCACGGTACTTGTTGCTGTCGGTGGCCAGGGTCCGCAGGGCGCTGCAGAGGGCCTCCATGTCCTCGTACAGAAAATCCTCCTGCAGCGGGAGCAACGGAGAGTGTGTGAGCAGAAGCCCAGGTCCTGCATGCTCTCAACATGGGGCTGCCCAAACCCTTCCTCTCACGGCCAAAGTGATTTCCTCCTTTGCCTGGTCCCCCTGAATCCCTTCCTGGCCCCTATCTGGGGTCAGACACCCCTCTCAAAGCCCCCACCACAGCACCCGGCATCTGAGTCTGTGTTAGGGTGACCTCCCCTCTGTCACGACCTAGGGCTGCCCTAACTTCTGCGATGTCCCCTGCATCCAGCCTAGGTTGGACAGGTGGTGTTAGGAGGCCCccatcccttcccttcccccaatccGCCTCACACCTCAAGGTCCCGGGCAAGCTCAAAGAGTAGTGCGATGGTCTCGCCGGCAGCAATTCGCAGGTTCACGCTTTCGCTGGACAAGAGCTGAGGCAGCCGGGGCAGctgcctggggaaggggcaggctgAGCTATGTGTGGGCCGGGGCCTTGCTGCCTTTCCCCTCCCACTCACAGCGAGCAGTCACTTACCTGTCCAGGATGTGGCTGATATGGGCACTGGGGCAGACGGTGAGGAGCAAAGCCCAGGCCTGCAGGGCAGCGCAGAGCAGGCCATGCTGGCTGGCAGGGACCACAGGGACTGTGGAGCCACCCACTGCACAGGACCGGCTGAAAACGCTTTCCAAGCAGTTGAGGCAAGACATCAGGTCCTAGGGACACAGGGAGCCAGTGGGAATGGCTCAGGGGTAGAGCCAGGGCCTAGGTGCGCTATTACCTGTGCCCGGAGATGACTTACCTGGACATCGGCAGCAGCCACATAGCACCCCAAGCCAAGAGCAGAAGCGCACTGTGGGAAGGGGGGCAAAGCCATGCCACAATCAGAGAGTGAGCCTGGGTTCCTGGCCACAGGGCTCACCCTTAGAGTAGGGGAGCCTGAAGGCAGGTGGAACCCACCTCTCTGCTTGGGAACTAGGGGATGGAAGGGGGTCATAGAGCCTCAAACACTCACGTGGAGCCGGGCAGCAGGGCTGGCTGTGCTGTCACTGAGCACAGACACCAGGAGGGGCTGCAGGCTGTGGAAGAGCTC harbors:
- the IFRD2 gene encoding interferon-related developmental regulator 2 isoform X1, encoding MPRARKGSAPRKGAQRRGAGARSSTQADSGSSEDEAVSEARSTTSECPSLLSTAAEDSLGGDAAEEQGQQEDLEEKLKEYVDCLTDKSAKTRQGALESLRLALASRLLPDFLLERRLTLADALEKCLKKGKGEEQALAAAVLGLLCVQLGPGPKGEELFHSLQPLLVSVLSDSTASPAARLHCASALGLGCYVAAADVQDLMSCLNCLESVFSRSCAVGGSTVPVVPASQHGLLCAALQAWALLLTVCPSAHISHILDRQLPRLPQLLSSESVNLRIAAGETIALLFELARDLEEDFLYEDMEALCSALRTLATDSNKYRAKADRRRQRSTFRAVLHFVEGGECEEESIRFGLEVLYVDSWARRRAYAAFKDVLGSGMHHHLQNNELLRDIFGLGPVLVLDAAALKACKISRFEKHLYNAAAFKARTKARSRVRDKRADLL
- the IFRD2 gene encoding interferon-related developmental regulator 2 isoform X2 yields the protein MPRARKGSAPRKGAQRRGAGARSSTQADSGSSEDEAVSEARSTTSECPSLLSTAAEDSLGGDAAEEQGQQEDLEEKLKEYVDCLTDKSAKTRQGALESLRLALASRLLPDFLLERRLTLADALEKCLKKGKGEEQALAAAVLGLLCVQLGPGPKGEELFHSLQPLLVSVLSDSTASPAARLHCASALGLGCYVAAADVQDLMSCLNCLESVFSRSCAVGGSTVPVVPASQHGLLCAALQAWALLLTVCPSAHISHILDRQLPRLPQLLSSESVNLRIAAGETIALLFELARDLEEDFLYEDMEALCSALRTLATDSNKYRAKADRRRQRSTFRAVLHFVENNELLRDIFGLGPVLVLDAAALKACKISRFEKHLYNAAAFKARTKARSRVRDKRADLL
- the IFRD2 gene encoding interferon-related developmental regulator 2 isoform X3, with amino-acid sequence MPRARKGSAPRKGAQRRGAGARSSTQADSGSSEDEAVSEARSTTSECPSLLSTAAEDSLGGDAAEEQGQQEDLEEKLKEYVDCLTDKSAKTRQGALESLRLALASRLLPDFLLERRLTLADALEKCLKKGKGEEQALAAAVLGLLCVQLGPGPKGEELFHSLQPLLVSVLSDSTASPAARLHCASALGLGCYVAAADVQDLMSCLNCLESVFSRSCAVGGSTVPVVPASQHGLLCAALQAWALLLTVCPSAHISHILDRRIFCTRTWRPSAAPCGPWPPTATSTVPRLTGGGSVPPSVPCCISLRVGSVRKSPSASASRCSMWTAGRGAVPTLPSRMCWDRACTTTSRTTSSSVTSLAWALCWCWMPPP